In the Dryobates pubescens isolate bDryPub1 chromosome 30, bDryPub1.pri, whole genome shotgun sequence genome, one interval contains:
- the C30H10orf105 gene encoding uncharacterized protein C10orf105 homolog, which produces MSTEGADNGTSPTPPLPWLPVSTTELVPPSPASPKVADPLSIIIVLVCIFLLLATFLIFVSLCKPVVLDQPHFGPVECMPHHPADASEPQLRLWKRLGSLRCSISTFRRSQPLAQSQLACPRSSPASQDWDVMESTKM; this is translated from the coding sequence ATGAGCACAGAGGGTGCTGACAATGGGACCTCTCCTACTCCGCCTCTCCCTTGGCTTCCAGTTTCAACCACCGAGCTGGTCCCACCCAGTCCTGCATCCCCCAAGGTGGCAGACCCGCTGTCCATCATCATCGTGCTCGTCTGCATCTTCCTGCTCCTGGCAACCTTCCTCATCTTTGTCAGCCTCTGCAAGCCTGTGGTGCTGGACCAGCCCCACTTTGGGCCCGTTGAGTGCATGCCACATCACCCAGCAGACGCCAGCGAGCcccagctgaggctctggaaGCGGCTGGGCTCCCTGCGCTGCTCCATCAGCACCTTCAGAAGGAGCCAGCCGCTGGCCCAGAGCCAGCTTGCCTGTCCCAGGAGCTCCCCTGCCAGCCAGGACTGGGATGTCATGGAGTCCACCAaaatgtga